One window of the Salvia splendens isolate huo1 chromosome 1, SspV2, whole genome shotgun sequence genome contains the following:
- the LOC121803929 gene encoding NAC domain-containing protein 90-like, producing the protein MEELVTGFRFFPTEEELISFYLHHKLEVEDDKTSNIHRVIPILDIYRLDPWQLPSHCGELCHGDMEQWFFFMPRQEREVLGGRPGRTTASGYWKATGSPSHVYSSENKVIGVKKSMVFYKGKAPTGRKTKWKMNEYRAIKEDLTTSMPTLRHEMCLCRVYVVSGSSRAFDRRPTSVAAVEMS; encoded by the exons ATGGAAGAATTGGTCACAGGATTTCGATTTTTCCCAACGGAAGAAGAGCTCATCTCATTCTATCTTCACCACAAGCTCGAAGTAGAAGATGATAAAACCAGCAACATTCACCGCGTCATACCAATCCTCGACATCTACCGCCTTGATCCGTGGCAACTCCCAT CACATTGCGGGGAGCTATGCCACGGTGACATGGAGCAGTGGTTCTTCTTCATGCCACGTCAGGAGAGGGAGGTGCTCGGGGGGCGTCCGGGCCGCACCACCGCCTCCGGCTACTGGAAAGCAACGGGGTCCCCGAGCCATGTGTACTCGTCGGAGAACAAGGTGATCGGCGTGAAGAAGAGCATGGTGTTCTACAAGGGGAAGGCGCCCACCGGAAGAAAGACTAAGTGGAAAATGAATGAATATAGAGCTATTAAAGAAGATCTCACTACTTCCATGCCCACG tTGAGGCACGAAATGTGTTTGTGTCGGGTTTACGTTGTATCAGGGAGCTCGAGGGCGTTTGATCGCCGGCCTACTAGTGTGGCCGCTGTGGAGATGAGTTGA
- the LOC121743279 gene encoding vesicle-associated membrane protein 714-like produces the protein MAILYGVVARGTTVLAEFSAVTGNTGAVVRRILEKLSETDTAESRLCFSQDRYIFHILHSDGITFLCMANDTFGRRIPFSYLEDIHMRFMKNYGRVAPYAPAYAMNDEFSRVLHQQMEFFSSNPSADTLNRVRAEVSEVRTITVDNIEKILERGDKIELLVDKTATMQDSAFHFRKQSKRLRRALWMKNAKLLALLTCLIVLLLYFIIAVACGGITLPSCRSK, from the exons ATGGCGATTCTGTATGGCGTGGTAGCTCGTGGGACGACGGTGCTGGCAGAGTTCAGCGCTGTGACGGGGAACACTGGTGCTGTGGTGCGGCGAATACTCGAGAAGCTCAGCGAGACCGATACGGCCGAGTCGCGACTGTGCTTCTCTCAGGATCGCTACATCTTCCACATCCTCCACTCTGATGGCATCACGTTTCTCTGTATGGCCAACGACACCTTCGGGA GAAGGATTCCGTTCTCATATTTGGAGGATATTCACATGAGGTTTATGAAGAATTATGGGAGAGTGGCTCCTTATGCGCCTGCATATGCTATGAATGATGAATTCTCAAGAGTGTTGCACCAGCAAATGGAGTTTTTCTCCAGTAATCCGAGTGCGGATACGCTCAACCGTGTTAGAGCAGAAGTTAGTGAG GTACGTACAATCACAGTGGACAACATTGAGAAGATTCTAGAGAGAGGTGACAAGATTGAACTTCTTGTTGACAAAACAGCAACCATGCAAGATAGTGCATTCCACTTCAGGAAACAATCAAAGCGCCTTCGTAGAGCTCTATGGATGAAGAATGCCAAGCTATT GGCCTTGCTGACGTGTTTGATTGTTCTGCTTCTATACTTCATAATTGCGGTTGCATGTGGAGGCATCACTTTACCTTCTTGCCGATCAAAATGA
- the LOC121796275 gene encoding capsanthin/capsorubin synthase, chromoplastic-like, whose product MASLLKLTPSPLLSTSNPCLFPAKTPTWHPIPHTIRIKDRQIAQSSKFNSFLDLEPKSKPESLDFDIPWFNQADRAQFDLIVIGAGPAGLRLAEQVSRRGIKVCCLDPSPLSMWPNNYGVWVDEFESLGLEDCLDAKWPMTCVHIDDRKTKYLDRAYGRVNRKDLKLRLLSDCATHGVRFHTAKVWQVNHEEFESSVLCDDGTELRASLIVDASGFGSTFTEYDKPRNPGFQIAHGVLAEVDEHPFDLDKMVLMDWRDSHLGNEPQLRASNSKFPTFLYVMPFDSKLVFLEETSLVSRPVLSYAEVKSRMVARLRQLGIRVRAVIEDEKCLIPMGGPLPRMPQSVMAIGGNSGVVHPATGYTVAQTMVLAPLVARAIAECLGSTRMIRGTALYQRAWDGLWPLERRCQREFYNFGMETLLKLDLNGTRSFFDAFFELDPHLWHGFLSSRLSLGDLVMLGLSLFGHASAPTKLDMVTKCPVPMAKMVGNLALEAI is encoded by the coding sequence ATGGCGTCTCTTCTCAAGCTCACCCCATCTCCTTTGCTCTCCACTTCAAACCCATGTTTATTTCCAGCAAAGACTCCAACTTGGCATCCAATTCCTCACACCATTCGCATAAAAGATCGCCAAATCGCTCAAAGCAGCAAATTCAACAGCTTTCTTGATTTGGAGCCTAAATCAAAACCGGAGTCTTTGGATTTCGACATTCCCTGGTTCAACCAAGCTGATCGCGCTCAGTTCGATCTCATCGTCATCGGCGCCGGTCCGGCCGGTCTCCGCCTAGCCGAGCAAGTTTCCCGCCGCGGGATCAAGGTATGCTGCCTCGACCCTTCCCCTCTTTCCATGTGGCCAAACAATTACGGTGTGTGGGTTGATGAGTTTGAGAGCTTGGGATTAGAGGATTGTTTGGATGCAAAATGGCCTATGACTTGTGTTCATATCGATGATCGAAAAACCAAGTATTTGGACCGTGCTTATGGTAGAGTCAATAGGAAAGACTTGAAATTGAGGTTGTTGTCTGATTGTGCAACACATGGTGTGAGATTCCACACAGCTAAGGTTTGGCAGGTGAATCACGAGGAGTTTGAGTCGTCAGTTTTGTGTGACGATGGCACTGAATTGAGGGCTAGTTTGATTGTTGATGCTAGTGGTTTTGGTAGTACTTTTACCGAGTATGACAAGCCGAGGAATCCCGGGTTTCAGATTGCTCATGGCGTCTTGGCTGAGGTTGACGAACACCCCTTTGATTTGGACAAGATGGTGTTGATGGATTGGAGGGACTCTCATCTTGGAAACGAGCCGCAGCTACGCGCTAGCAATTCAAAATTCCCGACTTTCTTGTATGTGATGCCTTTTGATTCCAAGTTGGTGTTTCTTGAGGAGACGTCGCTGGTGAGCAGGCCGGTGCTGTCGTATGCAGAGGTGAAGAGTAGGATGGTGGCGAGGCTGAGGCAGTTGGGGATACGTGTGAGGGCTGTGATTGAGGATGAGAAGTGCTTGATCCCGATGGGAGGGCCCCTCCCGCGGATGCCCCAGAGTGTGATGGCAATTGGGGGCAACTCCGGGGTTGTGCATCCTGCAACTGGCTACACGGTTGCTCAGACAATGGTGCTCGCCCCTCTGGTTGCGAGGGCCATTGCTGAGTGCCTCGGCTCCACCAGGATGATCCGAGGAACTGCCCTTTATCAGAGGGCTTGGGATGGGCTGTGGCCTCTGGAGAGGAGGTGTCAGAGGGAGTTCTACAATTTTGGGATGGAGACATTGTTGAAGCTTGATTTGAATGGGACTAGAAGCTTTTTTGATGCTTTCTTTGAGCTTGATCCACACTTGTGGCATGGTTTTCTTTCCTCAAGACTCTCTCTTGGTGATCTTGTTATGTTGGGGTTGTCACTCTTTGGACATGCTTCAGCTCCTACTAAGTTGGATATGGTCACAAAATGCCCTGTTCCCATGGCTAAAATGGTTGGAAATTTGGCCCTTGAGGCCATTTAA